One genomic segment of Methanothermococcus okinawensis IH1 includes these proteins:
- a CDS encoding CBS domain-containing protein: MDLKVKDVINKEFIKLSPEMIGGDAVQILYKNKKAYAPVVEDGKLEGWVNALDLLTGCKHSKVEDLMLFVDEIKILNEDDKLTDDLISEMIKNEDIAYPVVNNNNEIVGTLSVFDILEYIYNTNLR; encoded by the coding sequence ATGGATTTAAAAGTAAAAGATGTAATAAACAAAGAATTTATAAAACTAAGTCCAGAAATGATAGGTGGTGATGCTGTCCAAATCCTGTATAAAAATAAAAAGGCATACGCACCAGTAGTTGAAGATGGAAAACTTGAAGGATGGGTTAATGCACTAGATTTATTAACGGGCTGTAAGCACTCAAAAGTTGAAGATTTAATGCTTTTTGTAGATGAGATAAAAATATTAAATGAAGATGACAAATTAACTGATGATTTGATAAGTGAAATGATTAAAAATGAAGATATTGCATACCCTGTTGTAAATAATAACAACGAAATTGTTGGAACACTGTCTGTTTTTGATATATTAGAATATATTTATAACACTAATTTGAGGTGA